catttccttctcccccctacatatgtaaatatatatatatatatatatatatatctttcccgcctctctgtctttcctcttttctctccggttTCTGTTGAGCGTTTCACAGGTCGTGGATGTTTCGCACTTTGTCGGGGCTCCAAAAGAAGacgttttttccttcgttcACGAGGGCGCGGAAGGAAGCAGGCTCGGTTTCAGCGAGGTTGGCCAGCATCTTGCGGTCCAACCAGATGTTTTGTCTCCAGAGACTCGTCGACAGCCAGGCGTAGGGAAAACTCCACTCGCGGCCTGCGGCGTTGATGCGGCCAATCCAGAACACGCGGTACCG
This region of Neospora caninum Liverpool complete genome, chromosome Ia genomic DNA includes:
- a CDS encoding putative ribosomal protein L20; its protein translation is MQIPRDIIFEVVRGFRGRSRNCIKIARVRAMKALLYSYIMRRQRQRRYRVFWIGRINAAGREWSFPYAWLSTSLWRQNIWLDRKMLANLAETEPASFRALVNEGKNVFFWSPDKVRNIHDL